The Mytilus galloprovincialis chromosome 7, xbMytGall1.hap1.1, whole genome shotgun sequence genome has a window encoding:
- the LOC143084052 gene encoding protein lin-7 homolog C-like: MASINVEPLHLEKDINRAIDLLDALQKSGQVPPQKLAALQKILQSDFLNAVREVYEHIYETVDITGNDEVRANATAKATVAAFAASEGHAHPRVVELPKTEEGLGFNVMGGKEQNSPIYISRIIQDGVADRHGGLKRGDQLLSVNGVSVEGEHHERAVELLKEAKGVVRLVVRYTPRVLEEIEARFDKQRMSHRRQTP; the protein is encoded by the exons atatCAACAGAGCAATTGACCTGTTGGATGCCTTACAGAAAA GTGGTCAGGTCCCTCCACAAAAGTTAGCTGCACTACAGAAGATTCTCCAAAGTGACTTTCTGAATGCTGTCAGAGAGGTGTATGAACATATCTATGAAACTGTAGATATAACTGGAAATGATGAAGTCAGAGCGAATGCTACAGCTAAG GCAACTGTTGCTGCCTTTGCTGCTAGTGAAGGACATGCCCACCCCAGGGTTGTTGAACTTCCTAAGACTGAGGAGGGATTAGGTTTCAATGTGATGGGAGGCAAGGAACAGAATTCACCCATATACATCTCTCGTATCATCCAAGATGGCGTAGCTGACAGACATGGAGGACTTAAGAGAGGTGACCAGTTGTTATCAGTGAATGGTGTCAGTGTGGAGGGAGAACATCATGAGAGAGCCGTAGAATTATTAAAAGAAGCAAAGGGAGTTGTGCGTTTAGTAGTCAGATATACCCCTCGTGTTCTCGAGGAGATAGAAGCTAGATTTGATAAACAGAGAATGTCACACAGGAGACAGACCCCATAA